The following coding sequences are from one Dermacentor andersoni chromosome 5, qqDerAnde1_hic_scaffold, whole genome shotgun sequence window:
- the LOC126530932 gene encoding uncharacterized protein yields MASADKNNGTPETPAGRRNGDEPTDKRKRPLRFSGQQDIQLLQEVVSLNPFKDTPPTTAWASISRNLECVLSISSRRCRERTILMLDQYIKGDLASLQRFCTKDEFAVKEQLLQQVLQQYEGGAGGYSSRIGTGVAAAPQAAAAQEDDDDDFDLYKPRVILQEESTPERSESLEPSSEHDKDDQQDQSPKRPRLTEDEVLIEEIKAAAAAAAAAAEEAAANDEAAMVAADGSTAATIEARHVARSIVAGDFPMQVITFLLTRQAKEAQVRERELKIRREEVQLEKARLRLQEDKLALERARFEIERQERELRLRSELQERTVFMEVLKKVFSNGLGTI; encoded by the exons ATGGCGTCTGCGGACAAGAACAACGGCACTCCAGAGACGCCCGCTGGTCGAAGAAA CGGTGACGAGCCAACAGACAAGCGCAAGCGACCACTGCGGTTCTCAGGTCAGCAGGACATCCAGCTTCTGCAAGAG GTGGTCAGCCTCAACCCGTTCAAGGACACCCCTCCAACGACAGCGTGGGCGTCGATATCGCGCAACTTGGAGTGCGTGCTGTCGATCAGTTCGAGGCGCTGCCGCGAGCGTACCATCCTCATGCTGGACCAGTACATCAAGGGCGACCTCGCCAGCTTACAGCGCTTCTGCACTAAAGACGAGTTCGCCGTCAAGGAGCAGCTGCTACAACAG GTGCTGCAGCAGTACGAAGGAGGCGCCGGTGGTTACAGCTCGCGCATCGGTACCGGCGTTGCGGCGGCGCCCCAAGCAGCAGCCGCccaggaggacgacgacgacgacttcgaCTTGTACAAGCCTCGCGTCATTCTGCAGGAGGAGTCTACTCCGGAACGCTCCGAAAGCCTCGAAC CGAGCAGCGAGCATGACAAGGACGACCAGCAGGACCAATCTCCGAAGCGGCCGCGACTCACCGAAGACGAGGTCCTCATCGAGGAGATCAAGGCTGCCGCGGCCGCTGCTGCCGCAGCTGCCGAGGAAGCCGCCGCCAACGACGAGGCGGCTATGGTGGCCGCCGACGGTAGCACGGCGGCCACGATCGAAGCGCGCCACGTGGCTCGATCCATAGTCGCCGGAGACTTCCCCATGCAAGTCATCACTTTCCTGCTCACCCGCCAGGCCAAGGAAGCGCAG GTGCGAGAGCGCGAGCTGAAGATCCGTCGTGAGGAGGTGCAGCTAGAAAAGGCACGGCTCCGACTTCAGGAGGACAAGCTGGCGCTGGAGAGGGCTCGCTTCGAAATCGAACGCCAGGAGCGCGAGCTGAGACTTCGCTCCGAGCTCCAAGAGCGCACTGTATTCATGGAAGTGCTGAAAAAGGTCTTCAGCAATGGGCTTGGTACCATCTGA